A window of Hyphomicrobiales bacterium contains these coding sequences:
- a CDS encoding ERF family protein, which translates to MKTEQEQPMDAKVLEQEPTRIEVPEPSFSKRDVPAVSQVAPTNLMQALAIAAADPRMDVAKVKELYAIHKEMMDREAELAFSDAMAKAQAEMQPVANNAYNDHTKSGYAKLEAIDRAITPIHTKYGLSMSYDTETRNDADPVPDGMLRIVAWVRHSGGHKERHHIDLPPDDAGAQGKVNKTGVQARGSSNAYGRRYLKLMAFNLSTFDDKDGNSSRNNGTRMEEKILADYLAAIDGAGDEPELLKTFGQAWNKAEDLKDKDAQRQLINARDLCRKKLKEARR; encoded by the coding sequence ATGAAAACCGAACAGGAGCAACCGATGGATGCGAAGGTACTTGAGCAGGAGCCGACGCGGATCGAAGTGCCGGAGCCGAGTTTCTCCAAGCGCGACGTGCCCGCAGTATCACAGGTCGCGCCTACCAATCTTATGCAGGCGCTCGCCATTGCCGCAGCCGATCCGCGCATGGACGTGGCGAAGGTCAAGGAGCTGTACGCGATCCACAAGGAGATGATGGACCGCGAGGCCGAGCTGGCCTTTAGCGATGCGATGGCGAAAGCGCAGGCGGAAATGCAGCCGGTCGCCAACAACGCCTACAACGATCATACGAAGAGCGGCTACGCCAAGCTTGAAGCGATCGACAGGGCGATCACCCCCATCCACACAAAGTACGGCCTCTCCATGTCGTACGACACCGAAACCAGGAACGACGCCGACCCGGTCCCCGATGGCATGCTCAGGATCGTCGCGTGGGTGCGGCATTCCGGCGGGCATAAGGAGCGTCACCACATCGACCTACCGCCCGACGACGCGGGCGCGCAGGGAAAGGTCAACAAGACCGGCGTGCAGGCGCGCGGATCGAGCAACGCCTACGGGCGCCGGTATCTGAAGCTGATGGCATTCAACCTTAGCACGTTCGACGACAAGGACGGCAACAGCAGCCGCAACAACGGCACGCGCATGGAGGAGAAGATCCTCGCCGACTACCTCGCCGCGATCGACGGCGCTGGGGATGAGCCAGAGCTGCTGAAGACCTTCGGCCAGGCGTGGAACAAGGCCGAAGACCTGAAGGACAAGGACGCCCAGCGCCAGCTCATCAACGCGCGCGACCTGTGCCGCAAGAAGCTGAAGGAGGCGCGTCGATGA